In Amycolatopsis sp. EV170708-02-1, the following are encoded in one genomic region:
- a CDS encoding zinc-binding dehydrogenase produces MRAVWLKEFGGPEVLVAGDAPDPVPAAGQVLIEVAFANITFVETQFGAGGGGPFRAEPPLIPGNGVGGVISAVGEGADLGLVGKRVVTSTGGSGGYAERVAVDADAVFEVPDGLALDAAVAILADGRTATALVTAARIRPGERVLVEAAAGGVGGLVVQLAKAAGAEVVGAAGGAAKTEHVRERGADLAVDYREPGWADKAGEVDVVFDGVGGEIGTASFGLLKPGGRMLIYGLSSGSWTEVSEEDAAARGVTVIRGLGGPAQMRAFTESALAEAAAGRLEPVIGQRFPLARAADAHEVMQSRGTLGKTLLEV; encoded by the coding sequence ATGAGAGCCGTGTGGTTGAAAGAGTTCGGCGGGCCCGAAGTGCTCGTCGCGGGCGATGCCCCGGATCCGGTGCCCGCAGCGGGCCAGGTGCTGATCGAGGTGGCCTTCGCCAACATCACGTTCGTCGAGACGCAGTTCGGGGCGGGCGGGGGCGGGCCGTTCCGCGCCGAACCGCCGCTGATCCCGGGCAACGGGGTCGGCGGCGTGATCAGCGCGGTCGGTGAAGGAGCGGACCTCGGCCTGGTCGGCAAACGCGTCGTGACCTCGACCGGCGGTTCCGGGGGCTACGCGGAACGGGTCGCGGTCGACGCCGATGCCGTCTTCGAGGTGCCGGACGGTCTGGCCCTCGACGCCGCGGTGGCGATCCTCGCCGACGGCCGCACGGCGACCGCGCTGGTGACCGCCGCGCGGATCCGGCCGGGGGAGCGCGTGCTGGTCGAGGCCGCGGCGGGCGGGGTCGGCGGGCTGGTCGTCCAGCTCGCCAAGGCCGCCGGTGCCGAGGTCGTCGGCGCGGCGGGTGGTGCGGCGAAGACCGAGCACGTCCGGGAGCGCGGCGCCGATCTGGCGGTCGACTACCGCGAGCCGGGCTGGGCGGACAAGGCGGGCGAGGTCGACGTCGTGTTCGACGGGGTCGGCGGCGAGATCGGGACGGCGTCGTTCGGCTTGCTGAAACCGGGCGGCCGGATGCTGATCTACGGCCTGTCGAGTGGTTCGTGGACGGAGGTGTCCGAAGAGGACGCCGCCGCGCGCGGGGTGACGGTGATCCGGGGCCTCGGTGGACCCGCTCAGATGCGGGCGTTCACCGAGTCCGCGCTCGCCGAAGCCGCCGCCGGACGGCTGGAACCCGTGATCGGCCAACGGTTCCCGCTCGCGCGGGCGGCGGACGCGCACGAGGTCATGCAGTCGAGGGGCACGCTCGGCAAGACGTTGCTCGAGGTCTGA
- a CDS encoding pyridoxamine 5'-phosphate oxidase family protein: MFDVDEFLAGPLTARVAAVGPTVRPTWYLWEKKAFWILTGPWARLAGLVRDSPSIAVTVDVCDVGTGQVRQVLARGEAEVLPFDVPRGRRLLSRYLGQDERKWDARFRSYLHDDPEVKGTVWVRMVPKRFVAEDLGYRV, translated from the coding sequence ATGTTCGACGTCGACGAATTCCTCGCCGGTCCGCTCACGGCCAGGGTCGCCGCGGTCGGGCCGACCGTGCGCCCGACCTGGTACCTCTGGGAGAAGAAGGCCTTCTGGATCCTCACCGGACCGTGGGCGCGGCTGGCCGGGCTCGTCCGCGATTCGCCGTCGATCGCGGTGACCGTCGACGTCTGCGACGTCGGCACCGGCCAGGTGCGGCAGGTGCTCGCGCGCGGTGAGGCCGAGGTGCTGCCGTTCGACGTCCCTCGTGGACGGCGGCTGCTGAGCCGGTATCTCGGTCAGGACGAGCGCAAATGGGATGCGCGTTTTCGTTCTTACCTGCACGATGATCCCGAGGTGAAAGGGACCGTCTGGGTCCGGATGGTGCCGAAGAGATTCGTCGCCGAAGACCTCGGTTATCGGGTATGA
- a CDS encoding CdaR family transcriptional regulator — MVSVRSVVDRVGPTLLHALQVPEESPAVGDVVIAEPGHTLAAGDLVLGVAITETPDAAELVKVSAAKGAAAVLLKPPLAAKPSVKRAAKSADIALIEVRSATSWAQLVWLLRTVLDALADESDALEDGGGPGSGDLFRLADAVASVVDAPVTIEDTNSRVLAYSARQDLTDSARVSTIMGRRIPDDVLARFRSRGVFRELSRGRQTIFVPAQRDGTLPRLIVPIRMGGELLGSMWAVVAGPVSDERAAAFADAAPVVALHLLRRRAHTDSQRRVSAELLRALLEGKASPRKAIAELDLSEEPHRVVVIEVSGGDGRDDEGLRLALLERISQGVGRRPVATELGGVLYAVVPDGDGWDELRAALEALPSSRKGGTPRAAAGSACEIGELATSRLQADEALGLLRAKLVPGRVVVFDEAWTALSLHRGATAASTSKVAELGPLGLLRAHDEAHESGYVDTLYQWLRHPGDPRAAAKELRIHPNTLRYRMRRLLDLVPLDLDDPDVRLALITQLVSLRWS; from the coding sequence ATGGTTTCCGTGCGCAGTGTCGTCGACCGGGTGGGGCCGACGCTGTTGCACGCCCTCCAGGTCCCCGAGGAGTCCCCCGCGGTCGGCGACGTCGTCATCGCCGAGCCCGGCCACACCCTCGCCGCGGGGGACCTCGTCCTCGGCGTCGCGATCACCGAGACCCCGGACGCCGCCGAACTCGTCAAGGTCAGCGCGGCCAAAGGCGCCGCCGCCGTCCTGCTGAAACCCCCGCTCGCGGCGAAGCCCTCGGTGAAACGGGCGGCGAAATCGGCCGACATCGCGTTGATCGAGGTGCGATCCGCGACGTCGTGGGCCCAGCTCGTCTGGCTGCTCAGGACGGTCCTCGACGCGCTGGCCGACGAGTCGGACGCGCTGGAGGACGGCGGCGGCCCCGGTTCCGGTGACCTGTTCCGGCTCGCGGACGCGGTCGCTTCGGTGGTCGACGCGCCCGTGACCATCGAGGACACCAACTCGCGGGTGCTCGCGTACTCGGCCCGGCAGGACCTGACCGACTCGGCGCGCGTGTCGACCATCATGGGCCGCCGCATCCCGGACGACGTGCTCGCGCGGTTCCGGTCGCGAGGGGTGTTCCGCGAGCTTTCCCGTGGGCGGCAGACGATCTTCGTGCCCGCGCAACGCGACGGCACCCTGCCGCGGCTCATCGTGCCGATCCGGATGGGCGGCGAACTGCTGGGGTCGATGTGGGCGGTCGTCGCGGGCCCGGTCTCCGACGAACGCGCGGCCGCGTTCGCCGACGCGGCCCCCGTCGTCGCGTTGCATCTGCTGCGCCGCCGCGCGCACACCGATTCGCAACGCCGGGTCTCCGCCGAGCTCCTGCGCGCGCTCCTCGAAGGGAAGGCCAGCCCGCGCAAGGCGATCGCGGAACTCGACCTGTCCGAGGAACCACACCGTGTGGTCGTCATCGAGGTCTCCGGCGGCGACGGCCGCGACGACGAGGGCTTGCGGCTCGCGCTCCTCGAACGGATCTCGCAGGGTGTCGGCAGGCGGCCGGTGGCCACCGAACTCGGCGGCGTCCTCTACGCCGTCGTCCCGGACGGCGACGGCTGGGACGAACTCCGGGCTGCCCTCGAAGCCCTGCCGTCGTCGCGGAAGGGCGGGACACCGCGGGCTGCCGCCGGTTCGGCGTGCGAAATCGGCGAGCTCGCGACGTCACGGCTCCAGGCCGACGAGGCGCTGGGCCTGCTTCGCGCGAAGCTCGTCCCCGGCCGCGTCGTGGTCTTCGACGAGGCATGGACAGCCCTTTCGCTGCATCGCGGCGCGACGGCGGCGAGCACCTCGAAGGTCGCCGAGCTCGGCCCGCTCGGTCTGCTGCGCGCGCACGACGAAGCCCACGAGAGCGGCTACGTCGACACGCTCTACCAGTGGCTACGGCATCCGGGAGACCCGCGCGCGGCCGCGAAGGAACTCCGGATCCATCCCAACACCCTGCGGTACCGGATGCGGCGGCTGCTCGATCTCGTCCCGCTGGATCTCGACGATCCCGACGTCCGGCTGGCGTTGATCACGCAACTCGTTTCCCTGCGCTGGAGTTGA
- a CDS encoding VOC family protein, whose translation MSRALGLTPHLFVKDVDASLSFYGKAFGAVELFRNVLPNGVVLFVELAVGDARLLVSQEIPQLDALAPSTLGGTPMLLTLETEDPDDLVRRAVFAGARVEAPVEEMFFGERYGRIVDPDGHRWALTTKRERFTPEDIDARTPREV comes from the coding sequence GTGAGCCGGGCGCTCGGCTTGACGCCACATCTGTTCGTCAAGGACGTCGATGCGTCGCTTTCCTTCTACGGCAAGGCGTTCGGCGCCGTTGAGCTGTTCCGCAACGTCCTGCCGAACGGCGTCGTGCTGTTCGTGGAGCTCGCCGTCGGCGACGCGCGGCTGCTGGTGAGCCAGGAGATCCCGCAGCTCGACGCGCTCGCCCCGTCGACACTGGGCGGCACGCCGATGCTGCTGACCTTGGAGACCGAGGATCCCGACGACCTCGTCCGCCGCGCGGTGTTCGCGGGCGCCCGGGTGGAGGCGCCGGTCGAGGAGATGTTCTTCGGCGAGCGCTACGGCCGGATCGTCGATCCCGACGGCCACCGGTGGGCGCTGACCACGAAACGCGAGCGGTTCACGCCCGAGGACATCGACGCGAGGACGCCCCGCGAGGTCTGA
- a CDS encoding PadR family transcriptional regulator has product MADGNPQLTPAAFQTLLALAKGRAHGYAIMGFVDEVSGGTAQLGPGTLYRTLARLVADGLVEEAPDTSEDQPHDSRRRYYRLTRAGRAVAAREAEFLSRLVAVAGQAGLLKRAESA; this is encoded by the coding sequence ATGGCCGACGGCAACCCGCAGCTCACCCCCGCGGCGTTCCAGACCCTGCTGGCGCTCGCGAAGGGGCGCGCGCACGGCTACGCGATCATGGGTTTCGTCGACGAGGTGAGCGGCGGCACCGCCCAGCTCGGGCCGGGCACGCTGTACCGGACCCTCGCCCGGCTCGTCGCCGACGGCCTGGTCGAAGAGGCCCCGGACACGAGCGAGGACCAGCCGCACGACTCCCGCCGCCGCTACTACCGGCTCACCCGCGCCGGCCGGGCCGTCGCGGCCCGCGAGGCGGAGTTCCTGAGCAGGCTCGTCGCGGTCGCCGGCCAGGCCGGGCTGCTGAAGCGCGCGGAGTCGGCGTGA
- a CDS encoding VOC family protein, with amino-acid sequence MAIRGVHKIVVGVRDQERAKRFWSEVVGFEITTDVPYDDKGNRWVEVTSADGATALVLSTAPEDLKRFEVRDELPTGNFFFYADDIEKTYEELSAKGVEFPARPEKQPWGWWAMFTDSEGNRFALQERNPTS; translated from the coding sequence GTGGCGATTCGAGGCGTGCACAAGATCGTGGTCGGGGTGCGGGACCAAGAGCGGGCGAAGCGGTTCTGGTCCGAGGTCGTCGGATTCGAGATCACCACCGACGTGCCGTACGACGACAAAGGGAACCGATGGGTCGAGGTCACGTCCGCCGACGGCGCGACGGCACTCGTCCTGAGCACCGCGCCGGAGGACCTCAAGCGCTTCGAAGTGCGGGACGAACTCCCGACGGGCAATTTCTTCTTCTACGCCGACGACATCGAAAAGACCTACGAGGAGCTTTCGGCGAAAGGCGTCGAGTTCCCGGCGCGGCCGGAGAAGCAGCCGTGGGGCTGGTGGGCGATGTTCACCGATTCGGAGGGCAACAGGTTCGCTCTCCAGGAAAGGAATCCCACCTCCTGA
- a CDS encoding bifunctional o-acetylhomoserine/o-acetylserine sulfhydrylase, with product MSADGWSFETKQIHAGAAPDTATGARATPIYQTTSYVFRDSQHGADLFSLAEPGNIYTRINNPTQDVLEQRLAALEGGVAALAFASGTAATTAAILNLANAGDHFVSSPALYGGTYNLFHYTLPKLGIEVSFVEDQDDIEQWKAAVRPNTKLFFAETLANPGSNVLDIRKVADAAHESGVPLVVDNTVPTPYLVRPIEHGADIVVHSATKYLGGHGTTVAGVLVDGGTFDFGKDPARFPGFTEADPSYHGLKYWEALGPGAYAAKARVQILRDTGAAIAPLNSFLILQGIETLSLRLERHVSNAQALAEWLEQRDEVEKVYYAGLPSSPYHEAAKKYLPKGAGAVLSFDLRGGVEAGRAFVDGTELHSQLVNIGDVRSLIVHPASTTHSQLTPEEQLSSGVTPGLVRLAVGLEGIEDLKADLEAGFRAAKAAL from the coding sequence ATGAGCGCGGACGGATGGTCGTTCGAGACCAAGCAGATCCACGCGGGTGCGGCGCCGGACACCGCCACCGGCGCGCGGGCGACCCCGATCTACCAGACCACCTCGTACGTGTTCCGCGACAGCCAGCACGGCGCCGATCTCTTCAGCCTCGCCGAGCCCGGCAACATCTACACGCGGATCAACAACCCCACACAGGACGTGCTGGAGCAGCGGCTCGCCGCGCTCGAAGGCGGGGTCGCGGCGCTGGCGTTCGCCTCCGGGACCGCGGCCACGACGGCGGCCATCCTCAACCTCGCGAACGCCGGCGACCATTTCGTCTCCAGCCCGGCGCTTTACGGTGGCACGTACAACCTTTTCCACTACACGCTGCCGAAACTCGGCATCGAGGTGTCGTTCGTCGAGGACCAGGACGACATCGAGCAGTGGAAGGCCGCCGTCCGGCCCAACACCAAGCTGTTCTTCGCCGAGACGCTGGCCAACCCGGGCAGCAACGTCCTCGACATCCGCAAGGTCGCCGACGCCGCGCACGAATCCGGTGTCCCGCTGGTCGTGGACAACACCGTGCCGACGCCGTACCTCGTCCGGCCGATCGAACACGGCGCCGACATCGTGGTCCACTCGGCGACCAAGTACCTCGGCGGGCACGGCACCACGGTCGCCGGGGTGCTGGTCGACGGCGGCACCTTCGACTTCGGCAAGGACCCGGCGCGCTTCCCCGGCTTCACCGAGGCCGACCCGAGCTACCATGGTCTCAAGTACTGGGAGGCGCTCGGCCCCGGCGCGTACGCCGCCAAGGCTCGCGTCCAGATCCTGCGCGACACCGGCGCCGCGATCGCGCCGCTCAACAGTTTCCTGATCCTGCAAGGGATCGAGACGCTTTCGCTGCGTCTGGAGCGGCATGTGTCCAACGCGCAGGCGCTGGCCGAGTGGCTGGAGCAGCGCGACGAGGTCGAGAAGGTGTACTACGCCGGGCTGCCGTCGAGCCCGTATCACGAGGCCGCGAAGAAGTACCTGCCGAAGGGCGCCGGCGCGGTGCTTTCGTTCGATCTGCGTGGCGGGGTCGAAGCCGGACGGGCCTTTGTGGACGGTACGGAACTGCACAGCCAGCTGGTCAACATCGGCGACGTGCGCAGCCTGATCGTGCACCCCGCCTCGACGACGCACAGCCAGCTCACGCCGGAGGAGCAGCTGTCGAGCGGTGTCACGCCGGGCCTCGTGCGGCTCGCCGTCGGGCTGGAAGGGATCGAGGACCTCAAGGCCGATCTCGAAGCCGGATTCCGGGCGGCCAAGGCCGCTCTGTGA
- a CDS encoding homoserine O-acetyltransferase, with amino-acid sequence MTGAWREGEPPGRRRFVSGVQALETGGTLPFTLAYETWGSLNSSATNAILVEHALTGDSHAVGPAEEGHVSPGWWDGLIGPGKAIDTDAFFVVVPNVLGGCQGSTGPSSAHPDGKPWGSRFPAVTVRDQVAAETAVADALGIGRWAAVIGGSMGGMRALEWAVGEPERVAALLVLASTAQASADQIAWAAPQLHAIRSDPGWHGGDYHDVRSMPSPDAGLGVARRIAHATYRSEAELAQRFGHRHQDGEDPLRGGRFAVESYLDHHAAKLSRRFDAGSYVVLTESMNTHDVGRGRGGVANALGRITARTVAAGVDSDRLYPLYQSRAIADGVAGAEFAVIASPYGHDSFLIETEQIGRLVKLLLG; translated from the coding sequence GTGACCGGTGCTTGGCGAGAGGGAGAGCCGCCTGGACGCCGCCGCTTCGTCAGCGGCGTCCAGGCGCTCGAAACCGGCGGGACCTTGCCGTTCACGCTCGCCTATGAGACCTGGGGGTCACTGAATTCCAGTGCCACCAACGCGATTCTCGTCGAGCACGCCCTCACCGGGGACAGTCACGCCGTCGGTCCCGCGGAGGAAGGTCACGTCAGCCCCGGCTGGTGGGACGGCCTGATCGGACCGGGCAAGGCGATCGACACGGACGCGTTCTTCGTCGTGGTCCCGAACGTGCTCGGCGGCTGCCAGGGCTCGACCGGCCCGTCCTCGGCGCATCCGGACGGAAAGCCTTGGGGCAGCAGGTTTCCGGCGGTGACGGTGCGGGACCAGGTGGCCGCCGAGACCGCCGTCGCCGACGCGCTCGGCATCGGCCGGTGGGCCGCGGTGATCGGCGGCTCCATGGGCGGGATGCGTGCGCTGGAATGGGCGGTGGGCGAGCCGGAGCGGGTGGCGGCGCTGCTCGTCCTCGCGTCGACCGCGCAGGCGTCGGCCGACCAGATCGCCTGGGCCGCACCGCAACTGCACGCCATCCGGTCCGATCCGGGCTGGCACGGCGGCGACTACCACGACGTCCGCTCGATGCCGAGCCCGGACGCCGGGCTCGGCGTCGCGCGCCGTATCGCGCACGCGACTTATCGCAGCGAAGCCGAACTGGCGCAACGCTTCGGCCATCGCCATCAGGACGGTGAAGACCCGCTGCGCGGCGGCCGGTTCGCCGTCGAGTCCTATTTGGATCATCACGCCGCCAAGCTGTCGCGCCGGTTCGACGCGGGCAGCTACGTGGTGCTCACCGAATCGATGAACACCCACGACGTCGGCCGCGGACGGGGCGGCGTCGCGAACGCGCTCGGCCGGATCACCGCGCGGACGGTCGCGGCCGGGGTGGACAGCGACCGGCTCTACCCGCTGTACCAGTCGCGGGCGATCGCCGACGGGGTCGCCGGGGCCGAATTCGCCGTCATCGCGTCGCCTTACGGGCACGACTCGTTCCTGATCGAGACCGAGCAGATCGGGCGGCTGGTGAAGCTCCTGCTGGGTTAG